GCGCAGATGAAACCGGAAGGTTAATTTCCCGCCGCAGGGCGCAGTTTTCCACGCATATCATCCGTTCAGATAACGATATCTGTGAGGCACCTCACTCATTGGGCATCGTTTGCTTTACAGCATCATTTCCGCAACCTATGTTGAAAAAATTGTGAGCGAGTAACAATTTTACTGAGGATCGCGCGATGACCCTGAACACTGATTCACTGAACGCCGTACTGGCCCGCCGCGACTGGGAAAACCCCGGCGTAACGCAGATTAACCGCCTTGAGGCGCACCCGCCGTTCTTTAGCTGGCGTAACGCCGCGGATGCGCGTGACAACCGCCATTCGGACCAGCGCCGCAGCCTGAACGGCAGCTGGAAGTTCTCGTATTTTTCACAGCCGGAAGCGGTGCCGGAAAGCTGGGTAAACGGCGATCTGGCCGATGCCGATTCAGTGCGGGTGCCCTCAAACTGGCAGATGGACGGCTATGACGCGCCGATCTACACCAACGTCACCTATCCGATCCCGGTCAATCCGCCGTTTGTTCCCGCCGATAACCCGACCGGCTGTTACTCGCACACCTTTACTCTGGATGACGACGCGCTGCGCGACGGACAGACCCGCATCGTGTTTGACGGCGTCAACTCGGCGTTTCACCTGTGGTGCAACGGTCGCTGGGTCGGCTACGGCCAGGACAGCCGCCTGCCGTCTGAGTTTGATCTCAGCGCGTTTTTACAGCCGGGCGAAAACCGGCTGGCTGTGCTGGTGCTGCGCTGGAGCGACGGCAGCTACCTGGAAGACCAGGATATGTGGCGCATGAGCGGCATCTTCCGCGACGTGTCGCTGCTGCACAAGCCGGCCACGCGGCTGCGCGACCTGCGTATCACCACCCGCTTTAACGATGATTTCAGCCGTTCGGTGCTGAACGCGCAGGTGAGAGTGCAGGGGACCTTATCGGACGATCTGCGCATCTGCCTGCAGCTGTGGCAGGGGGAAACCCAGGTCGGCAGCGCCACCTCCGCGCTGGGCAGCGACATTATTGACGAACGCGGCGCGTACGCGGACCGCACCACGCTGTCGCTTAAGGTTGAAAATCCGGCGCTGTGGAACGCTGAAACGCCGAACCTCTACCGCGCGGTGGTGCTGCTACAGCGTGCTGACGGCGAGCTGATTGAAGCGGAAGCCAGCGACGTCGGTTTCCGTCAGGTAAGCATTGAGGACGGGCTGCTGCGGCTGAACGGCAAACCGCTGCTGATCCGCGGCACCAACCGCCACGAACACCACCCGGAACACGGTCAGGTGATGGATCGCGAGACGATGATTAAAGATATCCTGCTGATGAAGCAGAATAACTTTAACGCCGTGCGCTGTTCGCACTACCCGAATCATCCGCTGTGGTACAGCCTGTGCGACCAGTATGGCCTGTACGTGGTGGATGAAGCCAATATCGAAACCCACGGCATGGTGCCGATGAACCGCCTGAGCGACGATCCAACGTGGCTGCCGGCGATGAGCGAGCGCGTTACCCGCATGGTGCAGCGCGACCGTAACCACCCGAGCATCATCATCTGGTCGCTGGGCAATGAATCCGGCCACGGCGCAAACCACGACGCGCTCTACCGCTGGCTGAAGTCGGAAGATCCGTCGCGCCCGGTGCAGTATGAAGGCGGTGGGGCCAACAGCGCGGCCACCGATATTATTTGCCCGATGTACGCGCGCGTCGACCAGGACCAGCCGTTCCCCGCGGTGCCGAAATGGTCGATCAAAAAATGGCTGTCGATGCCGGGCGAGCAGCGTCCGCTGATCCTCTGCGAATACGCCCACGCGATGGGCAACAGCCTCGGCGGCTATGACAAATACTGGCAGGCGTTCCGCGCTTACCCGCGCCTGCAGGGCGGCTTTGTCTGGGACTGGGTCGACCAGTCGCTGAT
This window of the Erwinia sp. E602 genome carries:
- a CDS encoding beta-galactosidase, coding for MTLNTDSLNAVLARRDWENPGVTQINRLEAHPPFFSWRNAADARDNRHSDQRRSLNGSWKFSYFSQPEAVPESWVNGDLADADSVRVPSNWQMDGYDAPIYTNVTYPIPVNPPFVPADNPTGCYSHTFTLDDDALRDGQTRIVFDGVNSAFHLWCNGRWVGYGQDSRLPSEFDLSAFLQPGENRLAVLVLRWSDGSYLEDQDMWRMSGIFRDVSLLHKPATRLRDLRITTRFNDDFSRSVLNAQVRVQGTLSDDLRICLQLWQGETQVGSATSALGSDIIDERGAYADRTTLSLKVENPALWNAETPNLYRAVVLLQRADGELIEAEASDVGFRQVSIEDGLLRLNGKPLLIRGTNRHEHHPEHGQVMDRETMIKDILLMKQNNFNAVRCSHYPNHPLWYSLCDQYGLYVVDEANIETHGMVPMNRLSDDPTWLPAMSERVTRMVQRDRNHPSIIIWSLGNESGHGANHDALYRWLKSEDPSRPVQYEGGGANSAATDIICPMYARVDQDQPFPAVPKWSIKKWLSMPGEQRPLILCEYAHAMGNSLGGYDKYWQAFRAYPRLQGGFVWDWVDQSLIRYDDQGQPWSAYGGDFGDTPNDRQFCMNGLVFADRTPHPSLYEAKHAQQFFQFRLLNGETPKIEVTSEYLFRHSDNEVLHWTLAQNGHQLASGEWPLDIGPEGTQVVTLPAFTLPASAGDLWLTVRVQQPQATAWSDAGHISAWQQWPLAEVLSATPEQPAGQAPELSVSEQSFTIDSGSTRWEICRQQGLLVQQWVNGQAQLLSPLTDQFTRAPLDNDIGVSEASRIDPNAWVERWKAAGHYQGEAQLLQCEAEALAAAVLVTTVHAWQHQGQTQFISRKTYRFSGSSVQIDVGVEVSRNTPHPARIGLSCQLATVQPRVSWLGLGPHENYPDRLASACFDRWELTLEEMHTPYVHPCENGLRCGTRELRYGAHQWRGDFQFSIGRYGQQQLMATSHRHLLLPEEGTWLNIDGFHMGVGGDDSWSPSVSPEYLLSAQRYHYQLCWSQNN